Part of the Impatiens glandulifera chromosome 8, dImpGla2.1, whole genome shotgun sequence genome is shown below.
GGCCCTGGTGACAACTATGGACAGATTCAATAATGAAATCGGGGTagacttgaaaaaaaattgtggacttttatttttagaaaaattgtGAATGAAACGAGTAGAATAGCGTAAATTTTtgtctatttaaaaaatttaaaaattaataataaattaaatttttaaaaaatagaaaattaggcaattatgtttcatttttaGCATAAAAAAAGTCAGGGTGATTTTAAACTGACTTCAATCCTAATGTAGATCCGCTACTAATTGACAACCAACGACGAATCCATAAATTAAAGTTTGGGTAAACTTGAAAAAAATGGGttggattttaatttattttttttgataaattatgaatgaacgGAGTAGATAAAAGtactattttttgtttatttgttagAGTTAgagtaaaaatagttaattaaattatttaaattaaaaaattaaggtattatgtgacatttttaacatacaaattaaatatatattttttacttgaGTCCACCTCAATCCTACCCTAGATTCGCCATAGTGTCAACTACAATCAAATCCGAAAATGAATTAATTACGTGTATATGCATGGGGGACTTTGTTTAGGGTTGCATGATATTTGGAAACCATATATATCAATATGTATATATACTTTATGACaacatcttaaaaaaaataaatatttataataagatgaaagaaaataaatggaCTTTATCCAAAAGGGCCCCACCTTATTAGTATATAAAGAACCCCAATCCCATTCTTTAGAAACACCAAGTCCATTACCATCTTCCATCCTCAATCTTCAATCAGCAAGAAAGATATAGCCACTGCAAATTCAATTTACTCAAAGGTAAGGATATATAATAGTgttacattttatatattcaataacaaattagtattatatagttttattttgttaattaatgaaATGGGACATTATTGTGATGTGTAGATGAACAGAGATGGAGACTGGATGTGTGGTACATGCCAACACATGAATTTCAGGAGAAGAGACGCATGCCAACAGTGTACACGTCATAGGTTTGGAGGTGACGCGGCTGCTGACATGGCATCCTACGGAATGACGATGATGACGGCGACAAAACCGGGTGACTGGTATTGCACCTCAATTAACTGCGGTGCTCACAATTTCGCTAGCAGAACTAATTGCTACATGTGCGGCGGGTTCAAAGACGAGTATTGTTATGGACCCGCCGCCGGAATCATGGCCGCAGCTGCATTTCACGATGGCTCGGGCTTACCCGGATGGAAATCCGGTGACTGGCTATGTAAAAGGTTAGTATATGCATGTCAATATGTCATGGCACACACCAATATCGTGTCATTCTTTGAAATGATtgaaatttttacaaattttttgtATTAGATTTTCAATTCACTCAAAAATtgacacattttattttttttacaaattattatctCTCCATGATTTCtcaattaataatatcattctAATTTATGGACAGATTTGGATGTGGTTGGCATAATTATGCTAGCAGGATGGAGTGCTATAAATGCAAAACCGCAAGAGATTATGGTATAAATTATGTCTACACTACAAATTTGGGGGGTGGagtacatattattattaattggtttatttatttatttcttattgtGTGTGCAGGTGCAATGTAAgagaaattttatattacaagCAAGAAGATGATTTGAGGGCTTACTACTAAATTACTAATTTGGCCcccttcttttgtttttgttttttttttttatctttgttcttttctttttatccaAATCAACTCATTAATCAAACTTTTTGACTAAACCTTTGTAAGGACCAATTGCAATCAAAAAGATCTCATGAGTTTTGATATCGACTATTAGCgtttatatttatgtttgcGACGGTGAAATGAGGAGGAAATATGAGTTCCTTCAATTGAACTAATAAGAAAAATGGGggaaatgtatatatataacacatatGATATACCAAAGGGTTAGTACTAATTTGAATTACCAagcatttaaaaaaatgtacaatttaaaaaagGTTAAAACATGGAATCCAAAATGAGATTCAATTAAGTAAATAGaaggaaagaaaaagaaggattctgaaaGCATAAAAATCTGCAGaaagtaataataattgatgaagaagatgagaacCGGATCCGGATGCCTATCCCCTCAATTATAGAGACATATCAATGTTGCCAATTTCCAAAGCTATATTTGTCAAACCCCCAACTTtcaaataatcatatatttttaactctatatatcaattttcaatattaatttcaatGTTTTATGAAATCGCTTATATTATAAAatcacttttaaataaataaacaaatatatgttttttttttttgcggGACCATATTTCCCTAAGCTCTCAACATTAATGGAGATTTTGAAACTTAGTGTCTTAAAATTTGAGCTATACTATCCTATACATAAATGGTTAtctatttgtatatttataactcaagaaaaaataaaaaataaattataatgaagatgagtttttaattgattcaaatCTAACTAATActaatataatagaaaaaaaaacaagattacACAATcgatcatattattataaattttcctTCCACAAATATTGGTCATCGAAAGGATCCCGAAGACCCCTAGGAGCACGAAAGATACAATCTTTCAGAAAATCGATTCATATTCAAATAGTGCTTACCCACACGGATAAGTTTACACTAACTTGTCATTTTGTGATTCAATTCGATATTTTTCTTGGAACATATCGGTAAGATCTAGTTCCTACCGCGGGATTTACATAATCAATCACATTAAATCGATTCATATTTGAAGGGTTCTCACTCGAATTGATAAGTTTACACTAACTTGTCAATTTGTGATTCAATTCGAAATTTTCCTTGTAACGTATTGGTAAGGACCCGATTCTTACCGTGGGATATACACAATCGAtcacattattataaataactcTTCAACAAATATTGGTCATCGAAATGATCTAGGCGACCCTTAAGAGTGTGTAATACACAATCTTTCAGAAAATCGATTCATATTCGAAGAGTGCATACCCGCAAGATAAGTTTATACTAACCCATAAATTATGATTCAATTCGAGATTTTCCTTGGAacgtaatttaaaaaaaaatagtattcaATCAAGAAGAGTCGATCGGGAGTTTTGGGCTTCCCAGTCCACGGTTTAAAAAAtatcgatatttttttttgttgctcTAGGTAtggtttaaaattttgataaaaatataatttttggtGAGATTTGAACACATAATCAGGGCCGACCCTAGGGTAATCCCGACAAGCCCACTGGCTAGGGTAACCCATTGAATAAAATACactaagtttttaaataaatttagtaagttttttaacataaaagtgTAGCTTAGTGGTTTGTgatgaataattttaatttttatttggttatgggTTATGTTCTCACTAAAACagtttatttaacaaaaaaaaaaaattaactgaaATTAGGTTAGGCAAAAAAAATCGCGTTTTTCTACATGAGATAAGGCAACCCAATTCTCGGGGTCGGCACTAcccataaccaaataaaaaattctaaattttatcaTAAACCACTAAACtacaatattttatgttttaaattatataaatttgacaTTTAATAAATGGGTTGTACTGGGGAGTAAGGTGCCCTATCCCGATAGTTTGTCGGGCTTACTTAGGGTTACTTAGGGTCGGCTTTGCATTTATGGTGTGTTTGGTAACAATGGAATTGGAgagtccaattccaattcttatgtggTAAAACATTTAAAgatttagaattagaattacAATGAAATTCAAGCTAgtctatttttataattttaaatttcactCTTTTTAgctcaaaattataatattaatttttgtttctatgtttttttaaataaaatatataattattttatcatttacaacACAGTTAACATTTTCCGAAGATCTCTTCATTCTCTTCGAAatctaatattaaaaagttaaaatttcgTAGCGATAATGTTTTTGTAAaaaatttagtaatttaacattttgaactaaGATATTTGTTTGTATTTAGCAAGTTAAATGTTgaactaatattttgtttttgaatttagtaTGTTAATATGTCGAatcgatatattttttatttagtaaattaacctatcgaacaaatattttttaaaaaaaatatcgattcaatattttttttttcttcataagaATATTCTAGTTACCtctaaacaaatttttttactaGTTAAGTTATTGTTGTGTCGTgacaaatatcttaataatatataaaaaaaatat
Proteins encoded:
- the LOC124912603 gene encoding zinc finger Ran-binding domain-containing protein 2-like, with product MNRDGDWMCGTCQHMNFRRRDACQQCTRHRFGGDAAADMASYGMTMMTATKPGDWYCTSINCGAHNFASRTNCYMCGGFKDEYCYGPAAGIMAAAAFHDGSGLPGWKSGDWLCKRFGCGWHNYASRMECYKCKTARDYGAM